Proteins encoded by one window of Prevotella nigrescens:
- a CDS encoding RNA-binding domain-containing protein: MIDTIDFEDYIDTLIADKESEEIEFKSAKGGFPRSFWETYSAFANTEGGTIVLGVKEKNGSFSSDNLTEETVVKYKKVFWDNVNNPNTISRCLLKNSDVKTIKYQDSWLLLFYIPMADRTERPVYRTQNAKNGTYKRGYEGDYLCASNEVNRMFADADITTPPDSRILTGFSMDDIDNESMQQYRQLFNLSNPNHPWNVLTDFEFLRKLGGYRTDRKTGKEGFTLAGILMLGKTHAITDNECVPNFFLDYRHYDDEQTLKGRWIDRVYPDGTWEANLFQFYRRIAPKLYKFVPAPFVLSGDTRIDESEAQVSLREAFINSLIHADYSVNASLSILKYSNQIVFSNPGTLLISRQQYYKGGESVCRNKALQTMFMMLGKAEKAGSGVDKILKGWEKQYWKKPSLSFKYQPDKVELSMSIESLLSNDIRMGLIKLFGEKINGLDYQALITLATAYSQSEISNETIRPLLTIHRISVTILLKQLCEHGFLVATGRGRGTKYHLNRQEASADIASLDANIASTKANIASTDANIASSKQIKIGKRTKPEILFKAIAEVCSEYVTLEEIATKTGRSTGYLKDRIIPEMLRLHIIERLFPEAPTNPHQKYRRI, from the coding sequence ATGATTGATACGATTGACTTTGAAGACTACATTGATACGCTCATTGCAGACAAAGAATCTGAAGAAATAGAATTTAAGAGCGCAAAAGGTGGTTTCCCGAGAAGCTTCTGGGAGACTTACTCTGCCTTTGCAAACACTGAAGGAGGGACAATCGTATTAGGAGTAAAAGAGAAAAACGGTAGTTTTAGTTCTGATAACTTAACAGAAGAGACCGTTGTCAAATATAAGAAAGTTTTCTGGGATAATGTAAACAATCCTAACACAATAAGCAGATGTTTGTTGAAGAATAGTGATGTAAAGACTATTAAATATCAAGATAGTTGGTTGTTGCTATTCTATATACCAATGGCTGATAGAACAGAACGCCCAGTCTACAGGACGCAAAATGCAAAAAATGGTACTTATAAGCGTGGTTACGAGGGCGATTATCTATGTGCATCTAACGAAGTAAATCGTATGTTTGCTGATGCAGACATTACAACGCCTCCTGATAGTCGCATTCTTACAGGTTTCTCAATGGACGATATAGATAACGAAAGTATGCAACAATATCGCCAATTATTTAATCTTTCAAACCCCAATCACCCTTGGAACGTACTAACCGATTTTGAGTTCCTACGTAAATTAGGAGGATATCGCACAGACAGAAAGACAGGAAAAGAGGGTTTTACATTGGCTGGAATATTGATGCTTGGGAAAACACATGCGATAACAGACAATGAATGTGTACCTAACTTCTTTTTGGACTACCGTCATTATGATGATGAACAGACACTAAAAGGACGCTGGATAGACAGGGTGTATCCTGACGGAACATGGGAAGCAAATCTCTTTCAGTTCTATAGACGCATTGCCCCAAAGCTCTATAAATTTGTTCCTGCACCTTTTGTGTTGTCAGGCGATACAAGAATTGATGAAAGCGAAGCACAAGTATCACTTCGTGAGGCTTTTATAAACAGTCTCATACATGCCGATTATAGTGTGAATGCGAGTTTATCAATCCTTAAATACTCTAATCAAATTGTGTTCTCGAACCCTGGAACACTGCTGATTTCAAGGCAACAATATTATAAGGGTGGTGAAAGTGTATGCCGGAACAAGGCTCTACAAACCATGTTTATGATGTTAGGTAAAGCCGAGAAAGCTGGCAGTGGCGTTGATAAAATACTGAAGGGTTGGGAAAAACAATACTGGAAGAAGCCTTCTCTATCCTTTAAATACCAACCGGACAAGGTAGAATTGTCCATGAGTATTGAGTCGTTATTATCTAATGATATCCGAATGGGTTTAATAAAGTTATTTGGTGAGAAGATAAACGGTTTAGATTATCAAGCATTAATAACATTGGCTACAGCTTATTCACAATCAGAAATTAGCAATGAGACTATTCGTCCTTTGCTTACAATACACAGAATAAGTGTTACTATCTTACTAAAACAATTATGTGAACATGGCTTTTTAGTAGCAACAGGTAGAGGGCGTGGTACAAAGTATCATTTAAACAGACAAGAAGCGAGTGCTGATATTGCAAGTTTAGACGCTAATATTGCAAGTACAAAAGCTAATATTGCAAGTACAGATGCTAATATTGCAAGCTCAAAACAAATAAAAATAGGAAAGCGTACAAAGCCAGAAATCTTATTTAAAGCAATTGCAGAAGTTTGTTCCGAATACGTAACACTCGAAGAGATTGCAACAAAGACAGGTCGTAGCACAGGATATTTAAAAGATAGAATTATACCAGAAATGCTCCGTCTGCATATAATTGAGCGATTGTTCCCGGAAGCTCCAACGAACCCTCATCAAAAATATAGAAGGATATAA
- a CDS encoding LTA synthase family protein has product MLNNRKMALKALQPLFSLVANVVLAYLVYFVARVAYLLENYSFFKEGLSFGHLIRMFRGGLMFDTTALVYSNALYILLMLFPLWLKETDAYHRFCRWLFIIVNAIGLFLNLCDAVYFPFTLRRTTTSVFREFDNENNLGGIFTTEVLNHWYFVLLFIVVTWGMYKFYRIPKSNASDFNTPQKKWQFAGINFLSLALAAVICVGGARGGLQSGVRPITISNANEYVKRPIECALVLNTPFALMRTIGKSIFKVPETFASLDASAKFFNPIHTPNAEVKANKKNVVILIVESFGREYIGAYNTQLEGGHYKGYTPNVDKLIKESTVFEYSYANGHKSIDGMPSSLCGIPMFIEPFILTPASMNDYTGIPGHLSKWGYQTAFFHGANRGSMGFLAFANKIGFQKYYGRQDYAQDKRFGGDADFDGNWGIWDEPFLQYYCAKMGEMKQPFMTALFTVSSHHPFVVPDKYKDQFKEGQLPIHKCIRYTDMAIGRFFESARKQPWFKNTIFILVSDHTNQSNHQQYKTDIGEFSAPFILYDPSGEIKPGKRAGIAQQTDIMPTVFGILGYNKPYLSFGCDLLNTPPQQTYALNYINGVYQYTKNGYTMQFDGNRVTGIYSLKDLLMQHNLVGKVPEQAQMERELKAIIYQYMYRMVNNKLR; this is encoded by the coding sequence ATGTTAAACAATAGGAAAATGGCATTAAAAGCTTTGCAACCATTGTTCTCTTTGGTTGCAAATGTTGTGTTGGCATATTTGGTTTACTTTGTTGCCCGCGTGGCTTATCTGCTTGAAAACTATTCTTTCTTTAAAGAAGGGTTAAGTTTTGGGCATTTGATAAGAATGTTCCGAGGCGGCTTAATGTTCGACACCACAGCCCTTGTGTACAGCAACGCACTCTACATTCTGCTGATGCTGTTCCCACTTTGGCTAAAAGAAACAGACGCTTATCATCGTTTCTGCCGTTGGTTGTTCATCATCGTGAATGCCATTGGCTTGTTCTTAAACCTCTGCGACGCCGTCTACTTCCCCTTTACACTGCGCCGAACCACAACAAGCGTATTCCGAGAGTTCGACAACGAGAATAACTTAGGAGGCATTTTCACCACAGAAGTTTTAAACCATTGGTATTTCGTTCTGCTTTTCATAGTCGTAACGTGGGGTATGTACAAGTTTTACAGAATTCCAAAGAGCAACGCTTCCGACTTCAATACACCTCAAAAGAAGTGGCAGTTTGCAGGAATCAACTTCCTATCGTTGGCACTTGCCGCTGTCATTTGTGTGGGCGGAGCACGTGGCGGACTGCAAAGCGGAGTGCGTCCTATTACGATTAGCAATGCCAACGAATATGTGAAACGCCCCATCGAGTGCGCTTTGGTGTTGAATACGCCTTTCGCACTGATGCGAACCATCGGCAAAAGCATTTTCAAAGTGCCCGAAACCTTTGCTTCTCTCGATGCATCTGCAAAGTTTTTCAACCCCATTCATACACCCAATGCGGAAGTAAAAGCCAACAAAAAGAATGTTGTCATACTGATTGTTGAAAGTTTTGGACGCGAATATATCGGTGCTTACAACACACAACTCGAAGGCGGACACTACAAAGGCTATACGCCAAACGTAGATAAACTTATCAAGGAAAGCACCGTTTTTGAGTATTCGTATGCCAACGGGCACAAGAGCATCGACGGAATGCCTTCTTCCTTGTGCGGCATTCCGATGTTCATAGAACCTTTCATACTGACTCCCGCCTCTATGAACGACTACACAGGCATTCCCGGACATCTTTCAAAGTGGGGCTATCAAACAGCTTTCTTCCACGGAGCCAACCGCGGCTCAATGGGTTTCCTTGCCTTTGCCAACAAGATAGGCTTTCAAAAATACTATGGCAGACAGGATTATGCGCAGGACAAACGCTTCGGAGGCGATGCCGACTTCGATGGAAACTGGGGCATTTGGGACGAACCTTTCCTGCAATACTATTGCGCAAAGATGGGCGAAATGAAGCAACCGTTTATGACGGCTTTGTTTACAGTCTCAAGTCATCACCCCTTTGTCGTGCCAGACAAATACAAAGACCAATTCAAAGAAGGGCAGCTGCCTATCCACAAGTGCATTCGTTACACCGATATGGCTATCGGCCGTTTCTTTGAAAGTGCCCGAAAGCAACCTTGGTTCAAGAATACCATCTTTATATTGGTAAGCGACCACACCAACCAAAGCAACCACCAACAATACAAAACCGACATTGGCGAGTTCAGCGCACCCTTCATTCTCTACGACCCATCGGGCGAAATAAAACCCGGAAAGCGTGCCGGCATCGCACAGCAAACAGACATTATGCCGACCGTCTTTGGCATTTTAGGCTACAACAAGCCTTATCTTTCGTTTGGTTGCGACCTTCTCAACACGCCACCGCAGCAGACTTACGCGCTCAACTATATCAACGGAGTGTACCAATACACGAAGAACGGCTACACAATGCAGTTCGACGGCAACCGAGTAACAGGCATTTATAGTCTGAAAGACCTGCTTATGCAGCACAATCTCGTAGGCAAAGTACCCGAACAAGCACAGATGGAACGCGAATTAAAGGCAATTATTTATCAGTATATGTACCGTATGGTAAACAATAAACTTAGGTAA
- a CDS encoding DMT family transporter has product MSSTIKGFFNASISGITFGLIPLFAVPVLATGMHSTSVLIYRYAFGCLAMLGMLMFHRTRMWLAFGDFLRILFLSSVYAASSITLIEGYNYMASGIATTLLFSYPVWTCLLSVVFLHERLSATTAISIAIAVAGVFFLSGILDGGGGMEGFTGLFLLLASGFLYAVYMVAFPRMRIRKMPSLKLTFYIFFFAMLILALYGTFTRGRIDPIETHSQFINLFLLGLVPTAISNVTLIISLKQISSTMAAVLGVFEPMTAMCVGILLFGEPLTLPIVVGFVLIIVAVLILVLSKRKTG; this is encoded by the coding sequence ATGTCGTCTACAATAAAAGGTTTTTTCAATGCCAGTATCTCGGGCATTACGTTTGGACTAATCCCTCTGTTCGCTGTCCCTGTGCTTGCCACGGGTATGCACTCTACGTCCGTTTTGATTTATCGTTACGCCTTTGGCTGCCTCGCTATGTTAGGTATGCTTATGTTTCACCGCACCCGAATGTGGCTTGCTTTTGGCGATTTCTTGCGCATATTGTTTCTTTCTTCTGTGTATGCGGCATCGTCTATCACCCTTATCGAGGGCTATAACTACATGGCAAGTGGTATTGCCACCACGCTATTATTCTCTTATCCTGTATGGACTTGCCTGCTCTCGGTGGTGTTTCTGCACGAACGACTATCGGCAACTACAGCTATCTCCATTGCCATAGCGGTTGCTGGCGTGTTCTTTCTTTCGGGAATACTCGATGGTGGAGGCGGCATGGAGGGCTTTACAGGTTTGTTCTTGCTCCTTGCTTCGGGTTTTCTCTATGCCGTTTATATGGTAGCCTTCCCCCGAATGCGTATCCGTAAGATGCCATCGCTCAAGCTTACATTCTACATATTTTTCTTTGCGATGCTCATTCTGGCACTCTATGGCACCTTTACACGAGGGCGTATCGACCCGATAGAAACTCATAGTCAGTTCATCAATTTGTTTTTATTGGGTTTGGTACCCACTGCCATAAGTAACGTAACGCTTATTATCTCACTAAAGCAGATAAGCAGCACCATGGCAGCTGTGCTTGGAGTATTCGAACCTATGACAGCTATGTGCGTGGGCATACTTCTTTTCGGCGAACCGCTCACACTTCCTATCGTTGTTGGCTTTGTGCTTATCATTGTCGCTGTGCTTATTTTGGTGCTCAGCAAACGTAAAACTGGTTGA
- a CDS encoding lysophospholipid acyltransferase family protein has product MNIKNKILYGIAYGFWFILSLLPFRFLFLLSDCLYFLVSKVVKYRHKVIWKNLKESFPDKTEAELRTIEKGFYHWFCDYIVETIKLMTMSPSTLRKRMKFTGMEKFNEVLGNGGSCAVYLGHYCNWEWITSLPYWLPEHVQCCELYHPLENEPMDHLFKKVRERQNALCIPMQESLRKIIGFKRNSKSIVVGYIADQTPLWWNIHHWIDFLHHDTPVLTGAERIVRHTNQVCFYGYMRRPKRGYYECEMQLMTEIPTEAAEFEITDTYFRMLEKNIINAPAYYLWSHNRWKRTREEFNEKWEVVDGKVLKKKQTD; this is encoded by the coding sequence ATGAATATCAAGAACAAAATACTTTACGGAATAGCATACGGCTTTTGGTTTATCCTCTCGCTGTTGCCATTTCGTTTTCTTTTTTTATTGTCCGACTGCCTCTACTTCCTTGTTTCAAAGGTGGTGAAATATCGCCATAAGGTTATTTGGAAGAACCTGAAAGAGAGTTTTCCCGATAAAACAGAAGCCGAATTGCGTACCATTGAAAAAGGCTTTTACCATTGGTTCTGCGACTATATCGTAGAAACCATCAAACTGATGACGATGTCGCCCAGTACACTGCGCAAGCGAATGAAGTTCACGGGTATGGAAAAGTTCAACGAAGTGCTGGGCAATGGCGGCTCGTGTGCCGTGTACTTGGGGCACTATTGCAACTGGGAATGGATAACCTCGCTGCCCTATTGGCTTCCCGAACACGTGCAATGCTGCGAACTCTACCACCCTTTGGAGAACGAACCTATGGACCATTTGTTCAAGAAAGTGCGCGAAAGGCAGAATGCTCTCTGCATTCCGATGCAGGAATCGCTACGCAAAATCATCGGTTTCAAGCGCAACAGCAAGTCGATTGTCGTAGGTTACATTGCCGACCAGACGCCGCTTTGGTGGAACATACACCATTGGATAGACTTTCTTCACCACGATACGCCTGTGCTTACAGGTGCCGAACGCATCGTCCGCCACACCAATCAAGTCTGCTTCTACGGCTATATGCGCCGCCCCAAGCGTGGCTACTATGAGTGCGAAATGCAGCTTATGACCGAAATACCTACCGAAGCTGCCGAGTTTGAGATTACCGACACTTACTTCCGAATGCTCGAAAAGAACATAATAAACGCTCCTGCCTACTATCTTTGGAGCCATAATCGTTGGAAGCGGACCCGCGAAGAGTTCAACGAAAAGTGGGAAGTAGTAGACGGAAAAGTACTGAAGAAGAAACAAACAGATTAA
- a CDS encoding phosphorylcholine transferase LicD — MDIPQIKDKNRISLEETREMQRIILGILEAIDKVCRKHNLQYFMIAGTMLGAVRHHGFIPWDDDADVALPRHDYEVLLAHANEWLPEEYELVDYEKDSHYPYQFARIQDKRTTYILRRSFNFLGGIPVDVFPIDGITENRLARKYHYMRYNFVNKLLYYSQRDPYKHGKGISCLFYKTLQKILSPQKIHRVLTKIQSEYSYSDSKLAADHDNRPERGILPKEVYGTPTPIMFEGVELMGVAQPDAYLSYCYGNYMEMPKEIPPQNFRYMDMKSPYKDYKGSVSMKKQ, encoded by the coding sequence ATGGACATACCACAAATTAAGGATAAGAACCGCATTAGTTTGGAAGAGACCAGAGAAATGCAACGTATCATCTTGGGAATACTGGAGGCAATCGATAAGGTTTGCCGCAAGCACAACCTGCAATACTTCATGATTGCAGGCACAATGCTCGGAGCGGTACGTCACCACGGCTTCATTCCGTGGGACGACGATGCCGACGTAGCCCTTCCACGCCACGACTACGAGGTGCTGTTGGCACACGCCAACGAATGGCTGCCCGAAGAATACGAACTTGTGGACTACGAAAAGGATAGTCATTATCCTTACCAGTTCGCGCGCATACAAGACAAGCGCACCACCTACATACTGCGACGCAGCTTCAATTTTTTAGGTGGCATTCCCGTAGACGTGTTCCCTATCGACGGAATAACCGAGAACCGACTTGCTCGTAAGTATCATTACATGCGCTACAACTTCGTAAACAAACTGCTTTACTACTCGCAGCGCGACCCTTACAAGCACGGCAAAGGCATTTCCTGCCTGTTCTACAAAACCCTGCAAAAGATACTTTCACCACAGAAAATACATCGGGTACTCACAAAAATACAGTCGGAATACTCGTATTCGGATAGCAAATTGGCAGCCGACCACGACAATCGCCCAGAACGAGGCATACTCCCCAAGGAAGTCTATGGTACGCCTACGCCTATCATGTTCGAAGGCGTAGAGCTTATGGGAGTAGCCCAACCCGATGCCTACCTTTCTTATTGCTATGGCAACTATATGGAAATGCCCAAGGAAATACCGCCACAGAATTTCCGCTACATGGATATGAAGTCGCCCTACAAAGACTACAAAGGCTCTGTTTCGATGAAGAAGCAGTGA
- the metG gene encoding methionine--tRNA ligase, with protein MGEKKFKRTTVTAALPYANGGVHIGHLAGVYVPADIYARYLRLKKEDVVFIGGSDEHGVPITLRAKKEGITPQAVCDRYHKLIKDSFKEFGISFDIYSRTTSETHHKFASDFFRKLYDDGRLIEKESEQLYDEEAKQFLADRYVVGECPHCHNEHAYGDQCEKCGSDLSPMELINPHSTISGSKPVVKKTKNWYLPLNDYQEWLKQWILNDHKEWRPNVYGQCKSWLDMDLQPRAMTRDLDWGIPVPVEGAEGKVLYVWFDAPIGYISNTKELCDSKPEQFGSWQKWWQDPETRLVHFIGKDNIVFHCLIFPSMLKAHGGYILPDNVPSNEFLNLENDKISTSRNWAVWLHEYLADFPNKQDVLRYVLTANAPETKDNNFTWKDFQERNNSELVAVYGNFVNRALQLTQKYWDSVVPACGELLAVDRETIQEFKDVKEKVESYLDAFKFREAQKEAMNLARIGNRYITECEPWKVWKTDPKRVETILYISLQLVANLSIAFEPFLPFSSKELRNMINLSEYDWTQLGSTDILPAGHKLNKPHLLFEKIEDEAIDAQLKKLEETKKANEAASYVAEPIKNEVSFDDFEKLDIRVGHILHCEKVKKSKKLLKFTIDDGTGTERTILSGIAAYYEPEQLTGKDVLFIANFPPRKMMGIESQGMILSAVNFDGSLSVTTTLGKVKPGSQVG; from the coding sequence ATGGGAGAGAAGAAATTCAAGCGAACCACCGTTACGGCTGCCTTGCCGTATGCAAACGGTGGCGTTCATATAGGACACCTTGCAGGAGTGTACGTCCCTGCAGATATTTATGCACGCTATCTGCGACTGAAAAAAGAAGATGTCGTCTTCATCGGCGGCAGCGACGAGCACGGTGTTCCTATCACCTTGCGTGCCAAGAAAGAGGGTATAACTCCGCAAGCTGTGTGCGACCGTTATCACAAACTGATAAAAGACTCGTTCAAAGAGTTTGGTATTTCGTTCGATATCTATAGCCGTACCACGAGCGAAACCCATCATAAGTTTGCCTCCGACTTCTTCCGTAAGCTCTACGATGACGGCAGACTGATAGAGAAAGAAAGCGAACAACTCTACGACGAAGAAGCTAAGCAGTTCTTGGCAGACCGCTATGTGGTGGGCGAATGTCCGCACTGCCACAACGAGCATGCTTATGGCGACCAGTGCGAGAAGTGCGGCAGCGACCTCAGCCCGATGGAATTAATCAATCCGCATTCCACAATCTCTGGCTCAAAGCCTGTAGTAAAGAAAACCAAAAACTGGTATCTGCCACTGAACGACTATCAGGAATGGCTGAAACAATGGATTTTGAACGACCACAAAGAGTGGCGTCCGAATGTCTACGGACAGTGCAAGAGCTGGCTCGACATGGATTTACAGCCGCGTGCCATGACGCGCGACCTGGACTGGGGCATACCCGTGCCTGTCGAAGGAGCGGAAGGAAAAGTGCTTTACGTGTGGTTCGATGCGCCCATCGGCTACATTTCAAACACCAAAGAGCTTTGCGACAGCAAGCCGGAACAGTTCGGCAGCTGGCAAAAGTGGTGGCAAGACCCTGAAACACGCCTTGTCCACTTCATCGGAAAAGACAATATCGTGTTCCATTGCCTTATCTTCCCAAGTATGCTGAAGGCGCACGGCGGCTACATCTTGCCCGACAACGTACCCTCAAACGAGTTCCTGAACCTTGAGAACGACAAGATTTCAACAAGTCGCAACTGGGCTGTGTGGTTGCACGAATACTTGGCAGACTTCCCCAACAAGCAAGATGTGCTGCGCTATGTGCTTACCGCCAATGCGCCGGAAACCAAGGACAACAACTTTACTTGGAAGGATTTCCAAGAGCGCAACAACAGCGAATTAGTGGCAGTGTACGGCAACTTCGTGAACAGAGCGTTGCAACTGACACAGAAATACTGGGACAGTGTAGTGCCTGCGTGTGGCGAATTGCTTGCAGTAGACCGTGAAACCATTCAGGAATTTAAAGATGTGAAGGAGAAAGTGGAGAGCTATCTCGATGCGTTTAAGTTCCGCGAAGCGCAGAAAGAGGCTATGAACTTGGCACGAATAGGCAACCGCTACATTACCGAATGCGAGCCATGGAAGGTCTGGAAGACCGACCCGAAGCGTGTGGAAACCATCTTGTACATCTCGCTCCAATTAGTAGCGAACCTCAGCATCGCATTCGAGCCGTTCCTTCCTTTCAGTAGCAAGGAGCTGCGCAATATGATTAATCTCTCAGAATACGACTGGACACAGCTCGGCAGCACCGATATTCTTCCGGCAGGGCATAAGCTGAACAAGCCACACTTGCTGTTCGAGAAGATTGAAGACGAGGCTATCGACGCCCAACTCAAGAAACTCGAGGAAACGAAAAAGGCAAACGAAGCAGCCAGCTATGTGGCAGAACCTATTAAAAATGAAGTTTCGTTCGATGACTTTGAGAAGCTCGACATTCGCGTCGGGCACATTCTGCACTGCGAAAAGGTGAAGAAGAGCAAGAAACTTCTGAAGTTTACCATCGACGACGGTACGGGAACGGAGCGCACAATCCTAAGTGGTATTGCTGCTTACTACGAGCCTGAACAGCTCACGGGCAAAGATGTGCTTTTCATTGCCAACTTCCCTCCACGCAAGATGATGGGCATAGAGAGCCAAGGCATGATACTTTCTGCCGTAAACTTCGATGGTTCGCTCAGCGTAACCACCACACTTGGCAAAGTGAAACCAGGCAGCCAGGTTGGATAA
- a CDS encoding C69 family dipeptidase, translating to MKENKVLTSSLPSECTTIIVGQDMTADGSMIVARSEDWDAMEAKNYEIYEDTTEGATEYVAKDSPFRCELPKEALGYGALAPYCLPNHWGSAGFNTAGVGMSATESIFSSDAVLKFDPLVETGVAENAVFNVVLPYVRTAREGIERLGMLIEKHGIAEGFGIGFVDNKEIWYLETACGHRWLACRMPKDKYFVTGNQSRFRDYDPLDSENYMASNDLLEFAENCGLYDPKKGKFDFHEVYARDIKLDTTYNYPRVWGLQKMFSPGIKNDVAKNTFPVYAKAEQPISIADMRRAFRFHYDNTEHDPYLHSNPKEPYRPVSIFRTTQTHILQVRPELPQAIGCVNYVAMGMADLGLFLPLYQGITSYPEAYMKGTNESSVDSAYWKFRKVMTLGMVNYNKYAPIIKEAYLKFEAETDQRQCEMEEEYLRIYKTQPLRAKDMLQEFSDSILIKGMELADRLQEKLFTQLTKDIQAEYLFHGA from the coding sequence ATGAAAGAAAACAAAGTATTGACAAGCAGTTTGCCATCAGAATGCACCACTATTATTGTGGGACAAGATATGACAGCCGATGGCTCTATGATTGTGGCACGGTCGGAAGACTGGGACGCCATGGAAGCCAAGAACTATGAAATTTACGAGGACACCACCGAAGGAGCAACAGAATACGTAGCGAAAGACAGTCCGTTCCGTTGCGAACTTCCTAAAGAAGCTTTGGGCTATGGCGCATTGGCACCTTATTGCCTGCCCAACCACTGGGGAAGTGCTGGCTTCAACACGGCAGGCGTGGGCATGAGTGCTACAGAAAGTATATTCAGCAGCGATGCGGTGTTGAAGTTCGACCCACTCGTAGAGACGGGAGTTGCCGAAAATGCTGTATTCAATGTTGTATTGCCCTACGTTCGCACAGCGCGCGAAGGGATTGAACGGTTAGGCATGTTGATTGAGAAACATGGTATTGCCGAAGGGTTCGGTATAGGCTTTGTAGACAACAAGGAAATATGGTACTTGGAAACTGCATGCGGACACCGCTGGCTGGCTTGCCGTATGCCGAAGGACAAGTATTTTGTTACGGGCAACCAGAGCCGCTTCCGCGACTACGACCCGTTAGACTCAGAAAACTACATGGCATCTAACGACTTGCTGGAATTTGCCGAAAACTGCGGACTGTACGACCCCAAGAAAGGGAAATTCGATTTCCACGAGGTTTACGCACGCGACATAAAGCTCGACACTACCTACAACTATCCGCGTGTATGGGGATTGCAGAAGATGTTTTCGCCCGGCATAAAGAACGATGTTGCCAAGAACACGTTCCCTGTTTATGCAAAAGCTGAACAGCCCATCAGCATTGCAGACATGCGCCGCGCTTTCCGCTTCCACTACGATAACACGGAGCACGACCCTTATTTGCACAGCAATCCGAAAGAACCTTATCGTCCGGTATCTATCTTCCGCACCACCCAAACACACATCTTGCAGGTTCGTCCCGAACTTCCACAGGCTATTGGCTGTGTAAACTATGTGGCTATGGGAATGGCAGACCTCGGCTTGTTCCTCCCGCTCTATCAAGGCATAACCTCTTATCCTGAAGCATATATGAAAGGAACAAACGAATCGAGCGTGGATTCTGCCTACTGGAAATTCCGCAAGGTAATGACTTTAGGCATGGTGAACTACAACAAGTATGCACCCATTATAAAGGAAGCTTACCTGAAGTTTGAGGCAGAAACCGACCAACGGCAGTGCGAAATGGAAGAAGAATATCTGCGCATTTACAAGACACAGCCACTACGTGCCAAAGATATGCTGCAGGAATTTTCGGACAGCATACTTATAAAAGGTATGGAACTTGCCGACCGCCTGCAAGAAAAACTCTTCACTCAGCTGACAAAGGACATACAAGCCGAATATCTTTTCCACGGCGCATAA
- a CDS encoding DUF1266 domain-containing protein, with product MNKKTTTILMLMLCFVAQYAEAFKITAKKVQLPENDNNTIFWIIAVVVGLAILLWLYNNSSKIKSLFRFFRGNIQMAKETDLTEDQQRKVLLSGVFSAQKSALMNTIKTGMDREERQTMLAKGWGIPNKESAIDTLNYLEHAGTRRFFPQVAEALKLKNKKAIQQYLADTFQNEGDIRACWEQVQYAFGSIDSLMKEQIIKDEADFVRIGPDAWDAGRLVFMARLCREQDYITDEQMWQYIDAADEIAHRTLTCWEDFGKSYIIGRCLWCGTANYFEVMAGHARDMYSNPKSPWKSIRF from the coding sequence ATGAATAAGAAAACAACCACAATTCTTATGCTGATGCTATGTTTCGTGGCACAGTATGCAGAAGCTTTCAAGATTACTGCGAAGAAAGTTCAGCTTCCGGAAAACGACAATAACACTATATTCTGGATTATTGCAGTCGTTGTCGGCTTGGCAATCTTGCTTTGGCTATACAACAACAGTTCTAAAATCAAGAGTCTGTTCAGATTTTTTCGCGGCAATATCCAAATGGCAAAGGAAACCGATTTGACCGAAGACCAACAACGCAAGGTGCTTTTGAGCGGTGTTTTCTCAGCCCAGAAGTCTGCCCTTATGAATACCATAAAGACCGGAATGGACAGGGAAGAACGCCAGACAATGCTTGCAAAGGGTTGGGGAATTCCCAACAAGGAGTCGGCAATAGACACACTCAACTATCTGGAACACGCAGGTACACGCCGTTTCTTTCCGCAAGTTGCCGAGGCTTTGAAGCTCAAAAACAAGAAGGCTATACAGCAATATCTCGCCGATACCTTTCAAAATGAAGGTGATATACGCGCCTGTTGGGAGCAGGTTCAGTATGCTTTCGGGTCTATTGATTCTCTAATGAAGGAACAAATCATCAAAGACGAAGCCGACTTTGTACGTATCGGACCTGATGCTTGGGACGCCGGAAGATTAGTATTCATGGCAAGACTGTGCCGTGAACAAGATTATATCACCGACGAACAGATGTGGCAATATATCGATGCAGCCGACGAAATAGCCCACCGAACACTCACTTGTTGGGAAGACTTCGGCAAGAGTTACATCATCGGACGCTGTCTGTGGTGTGGCACTGCCAACTATTTTGAAGTTATGGCAGGTCATGCAAGGGATATGTATTCGAATCCGAAGAGTCCTTGGAAGAGCATTCGGTTTTAA